A portion of the Cellulophaga algicola DSM 14237 genome contains these proteins:
- a CDS encoding LamG domain-containing protein, which translates to MKHIYLIASLFSLMIFSCKKDNNSTEENAQDKVNEESAIDPVNETPEETAPEAVDYTTLTPPTPPEGMKWIEVSELTDEFNGTFDTDKWFKPLWNYDVPVHMKAENSGVADGNLWIKATLDDTQERWFLTSRVQSKAQINYPMYTESRIKTAHISAYNTFWLNNGDIADRNEIDIIENNSNPSCDCQPDFPWQMNSQYFHVVDNDTRRNKGNFDNRTLSDDNPLKGVKWNEEYHTVGVYWKDAKNIQFYLDGEPAGSVVSEPDFTRDLNVIWDLWTFDVDWLGGLAVKSDLMDETINTMKVDWIHSYKLIEK; encoded by the coding sequence ATGAAGCATATTTATCTAATAGCTAGCCTATTTAGTCTTATGATATTTTCTTGTAAAAAAGATAATAATTCAACCGAAGAAAATGCCCAAGATAAAGTTAACGAAGAATCGGCTATAGATCCTGTTAATGAGACACCAGAAGAGACAGCTCCAGAGGCTGTAGATTATACCACATTAACGCCCCCAACTCCTCCAGAAGGAATGAAATGGATAGAAGTTTCTGAGCTTACTGATGAGTTTAATGGCACTTTTGACACTGATAAATGGTTTAAACCTTTATGGAATTATGATGTTCCAGTACATATGAAGGCAGAAAATTCTGGAGTAGCAGATGGTAATTTATGGATAAAAGCTACACTTGATGATACGCAAGAACGCTGGTTTTTAACTTCTAGAGTACAATCTAAAGCACAGATAAATTATCCTATGTATACAGAAAGTAGAATTAAAACAGCTCATATTTCTGCATATAATACTTTTTGGTTAAACAATGGTGATATTGCGGACAGAAATGAGATAGATATTATAGAAAATAACTCTAATCCTTCATGTGATTGTCAGCCAGATTTTCCATGGCAAATGAACTCGCAATACTTTCATGTTGTTGATAATGATACCAGAAGGAATAAGGGTAATTTTGATAATAGAACGCTCTCTGATGATAACCCGTTAAAAGGCGTAAAATGGAATGAAGAATACCATACCGTTGGTGTGTATTGGAAAGATGCTAAGAATATACAATTTTATTTGGATGGAGAGCCGGCAGGAAGTGTAGTCTCTGAACCCGACTTTACAAGAGATTTAAATGTTATTTGGGATTTATGGACTTTTGATGTGGATTGGCTAGGAGGTCTTGCAGTAAAGTCTGATTTAATGGATGAAACTATAAATACGATGAAAGTAGATTGGATTCATTCCTATAAATTGATTGAAAAATAA
- a CDS encoding winged helix-turn-helix domain-containing protein: MSSTTKSISLREAQKIVLLSQKLPTQKVATDAKNVTLSAIEHLGYIQIDTISVIERAHHHTLYNRNSSYNSDHLQTLVSDKKVFEYWAHAASFLPMADYRFSLPRKHAIASGKQKHWFKRDEKLMNAVLERIKFEGPLMAKDFDKKGVKHGEWKTAPTKQALENLFMQGDLMITKRVNFHKVYDLTERVLPSTINTKTPTEEEHGEFLIKKYLRANGVGKLTEMTYLLKNMKPLVSKALEQLLLSGDIIKIHVADHEYYILPESLELLNTPLTRKKLNILSPFDNLLIQRKRTSEIFNFEYLLECYVPQQKRKFGYFTLPILWGGKLVARMDSKADRKEKILDIHQLTLEPSLKKTEAFAEALNKELKLFLKFNKCTSVRLHKTIPASFQHYFEQSYPELFV; encoded by the coding sequence ATGAGTTCAACTACTAAAAGTATTTCCCTTCGTGAAGCCCAAAAAATAGTTCTGTTATCACAAAAACTGCCTACTCAAAAAGTAGCAACTGATGCCAAAAATGTTACCCTATCTGCCATTGAGCATTTGGGTTATATTCAAATAGATACCATTTCGGTAATTGAACGTGCACATCATCATACACTTTACAATCGTAATTCAAGCTATAACTCTGATCACTTACAGACGCTAGTATCAGATAAAAAAGTTTTTGAATACTGGGCACATGCGGCATCCTTTCTTCCTATGGCCGATTATCGTTTTAGCCTGCCTCGCAAGCATGCGATTGCTTCCGGGAAACAAAAACATTGGTTTAAACGAGATGAGAAGCTTATGAACGCTGTACTAGAGCGTATAAAATTTGAAGGTCCTTTGATGGCTAAAGATTTTGACAAAAAGGGTGTAAAACACGGCGAGTGGAAAACGGCTCCGACTAAACAAGCCTTAGAGAATTTATTTATGCAAGGAGATTTGATGATTACAAAACGTGTAAATTTTCATAAGGTGTATGATCTTACAGAACGGGTATTGCCAAGTACCATAAATACTAAGACACCTACGGAGGAGGAACACGGTGAGTTTCTGATAAAGAAATATTTGCGCGCCAACGGCGTGGGTAAATTAACGGAAATGACCTACCTCCTTAAAAATATGAAACCATTAGTTAGCAAAGCCCTAGAACAATTGCTTTTAAGTGGAGATATTATAAAGATACATGTTGCTGATCATGAATATTATATTTTGCCAGAGTCCCTTGAACTATTGAATACACCTTTAACACGAAAGAAGCTCAATATTTTATCTCCTTTTGATAATTTACTGATTCAAAGAAAACGAACGTCAGAGATTTTCAATTTTGAGTATCTTTTAGAATGTTATGTGCCCCAGCAAAAACGGAAATTTGGATATTTTACCTTACCTATTTTATGGGGTGGAAAATTGGTTGCCCGAATGGATAGTAAAGCTGATAGAAAGGAAAAGATTTTGGATATACATCAATTGACCTTAGAGCCTAGCTTAAAGAAAACTGAAGCTTTTGCAGAAGCGTTGAATAAAGAATTAAAGTTGTTTTTAAAATTTAATAAGTGTACCAGTGTTCGTTTGCATAAAACCATTCCCGCTTCTTTCCAGCATTATTTTGAACAGTCGTATCCTGAGTTATTCGTTTAA
- a CDS encoding cyclic nucleotide-binding domain-containing thioredoxin-disulfide reductase has product MIDARFPELTNQQVEKLKGYGTVENYDKPTTILDYGDKRYDFFVVLEGGIKIIDPEKDKGNVTIHSKHQFSGSSSILSHRAIGVRGETLEKTQVIRIKPDQLKKAIAKFSDISDLLLNAFLLREESLKNSIQGVKLIGSEHSNETYAIRDFMDKNDILYTFVDSDKEEGLKSILEAFNLKESDLPVVINSQDEISIRPSIDEIGECSGVRLKLDDEIYDVLVIGAGPAGLAASVYASSEGLKVLTIDSNSPGGQAGKSSKIENYLGFPTGISGRDLANNGYIQAQKFGCTISVPHRVESIQRNAGLYEINASNTSPLKARTVIAATGAAYRRLPLDGIEKYEGAGIYYSATSMHANMCKNSEIGIVGGGNSAGQAALFLANFAKKIYIIIRNEDLGAKMSDYLVQRIIAFENIEVVTNSNVVKVEGETYLEKVVIEQEDAFVKNEISYLFTFVGAKPCTEWLHDIVDTDANGFVHTGLTICDQALRNEAQYQVRKPFTFETSLPGLFAVGDVRSGSVKRVASAVGEGSIVVSDIHKYLAQEHVVITNS; this is encoded by the coding sequence ATGATAGATGCCAGATTCCCTGAACTCACCAATCAACAAGTAGAAAAGTTAAAAGGCTATGGTACGGTAGAGAATTATGATAAACCAACTACTATATTAGACTATGGTGACAAAAGGTATGATTTTTTTGTTGTATTAGAAGGAGGAATTAAAATTATTGATCCGGAGAAAGATAAGGGGAATGTTACTATTCATAGTAAGCATCAATTTTCAGGATCTAGTAGTATTCTTTCTCACCGGGCTATAGGAGTACGTGGAGAAACGTTAGAAAAAACTCAAGTAATACGCATAAAACCAGATCAGTTAAAAAAAGCCATCGCAAAATTTAGTGATATTAGCGATTTACTTCTGAATGCGTTTTTATTACGTGAAGAAAGTTTGAAAAATAGTATACAAGGTGTCAAGTTAATAGGCTCGGAGCATTCTAACGAAACCTATGCGATTCGTGATTTCATGGATAAAAATGACATTCTATATACTTTTGTCGATTCGGATAAAGAAGAAGGGCTCAAAAGTATATTAGAAGCTTTTAATTTAAAAGAATCAGATTTACCAGTTGTAATTAATAGTCAGGATGAGATTTCTATTCGTCCGTCTATTGATGAAATAGGGGAGTGTTCTGGTGTTCGATTAAAGTTAGATGATGAAATTTATGATGTATTGGTCATAGGTGCTGGTCCTGCTGGTTTAGCTGCCAGTGTGTATGCGTCTTCTGAAGGGCTGAAAGTTTTGACCATTGATAGTAATTCACCTGGCGGACAGGCTGGTAAGAGTTCTAAAATTGAAAATTACCTAGGTTTCCCTACAGGTATATCTGGCAGAGATTTAGCCAACAACGGCTATATTCAAGCTCAAAAATTTGGGTGTACCATTTCTGTACCGCATAGGGTTGAAAGTATCCAAAGAAATGCAGGTCTTTATGAGATAAATGCAAGCAATACATCACCTTTAAAAGCACGTACAGTGATTGCTGCAACAGGTGCCGCTTATAGAAGATTGCCTTTAGATGGTATAGAAAAATATGAAGGTGCGGGCATTTATTATAGCGCAACATCTATGCATGCCAATATGTGTAAAAATAGCGAAATTGGTATTGTTGGCGGCGGTAATTCTGCAGGACAAGCAGCATTGTTTTTGGCAAATTTCGCTAAGAAAATCTATATAATTATCAGAAATGAAGATTTAGGTGCCAAAATGAGCGATTATTTGGTACAGCGAATTATAGCTTTCGAAAATATAGAAGTAGTAACCAATAGTAATGTGGTAAAAGTTGAAGGTGAAACCTATTTAGAAAAAGTAGTCATCGAACAAGAAGATGCATTTGTAAAGAATGAAATCAGCTATCTATTTACTTTTGTTGGTGCTAAGCCATGTACCGAATGGCTTCATGATATTGTTGATACCGATGCAAATGGATTTGTGCATACAGGGCTCACTATTTGTGACCAAGCTTTGAGAAATGAAGCTCAGTATCAAGTTCGTAAACCCTTTACTTTTGAAACTAGTCTACCTGGCTTATTTGCAGTTGGCGATGTGCGCTCTGGATCTGTAAAGCGTGTGGCTTCTGCCGTTGGTGAGGGTTCTATTGTTGTAAGCGATATTCATAAGTATCTTGCTCAAGAGCATGTGGTCATAACAAATAGTTAG
- a CDS encoding UBP-type zinc finger domain-containing protein, giving the protein MSEEVCSHIASISELKLAKKQVCQECVKLGDSWVHLRTCQECGVTLCCDDSKNKHATAHFHKTDHPVISSAEYNERWLWCYKDESFVTY; this is encoded by the coding sequence ATGAGCGAAGAAGTTTGCAGTCATATAGCCTCTATTTCTGAATTAAAATTAGCTAAAAAACAGGTTTGCCAAGAATGTGTAAAATTAGGAGATTCATGGGTACATTTGCGCACGTGTCAAGAATGCGGAGTCACACTTTGTTGTGATGATTCTAAAAACAAACATGCAACGGCTCATTTTCATAAAACTGATCATCCGGTTATAAGCTCAGCTGAATATAACGAAAGGTGGCTCTGGTGCTATAAAGATGAATCTTTTGTTACATACTAA
- a CDS encoding Dps family protein, with amino-acid sequence MKTNIGITEENRAKVAEHLSKILADEFLIYTKTLRAHWNLEGIDFHTKHVFFEDHYNAIKEFVDSVAERIRKIGHYAPATLKQFLQLTHLSEEIEGDNSSLNYMKVLLQDHDTIIIEIRKIIPEIEEELNDVGTADFLTGLLQEHEEMAWMLRASVS; translated from the coding sequence ATGAAAACAAACATTGGAATAACAGAAGAAAACAGAGCAAAAGTAGCCGAGCATTTATCTAAAATATTGGCAGACGAATTTTTAATCTACACAAAAACCCTAAGAGCACATTGGAATCTAGAAGGAATCGATTTTCATACCAAACATGTGTTTTTTGAAGACCACTATAATGCTATTAAAGAATTTGTAGATAGTGTTGCAGAACGCATTCGTAAAATAGGTCATTATGCTCCTGCTACCTTAAAGCAGTTTTTACAATTAACGCATCTATCAGAGGAGATAGAAGGAGACAACTCTAGCCTTAATTACATGAAAGTCTTATTGCAAGACCATGATACCATCATCATAGAAATTAGAAAAATAATTCCTGAAATTGAAGAAGAACTAAACGATGTTGGTACTGCCGATTTTTTAACTGGGTTGTTGCAAGAACATGAAGAAATGGCTTGGATGTTACGTGCTAGCGTAAGCTAA
- a CDS encoding cupin domain-containing protein: protein MKNILAAVAVTALFVSNTANAQVNTIDSVATSKVQHFNFDDMASETIGKGIKRKWFHGEKGQMTIFNLEKDAHIPWHQHPNEQITYIMSGKVKIKTIIDGKETFVEVGAGEVIVFPENVPHEFWALEETVDLDVHVPVREDWLSKELPDYLKKTEK from the coding sequence ATGAAAAACATACTAGCAGCAGTAGCTGTAACCGCATTATTTGTTAGCAATACCGCAAATGCGCAAGTAAACACTATAGATTCTGTAGCAACATCAAAAGTGCAACATTTCAATTTTGATGATATGGCATCAGAAACTATCGGAAAAGGCATCAAACGCAAGTGGTTTCACGGTGAAAAAGGGCAAATGACGATTTTCAATTTAGAGAAAGATGCGCATATTCCTTGGCACCAACACCCAAATGAACAGATTACCTACATCATGTCTGGTAAAGTAAAAATCAAGACTATTATTGATGGTAAAGAAACATTTGTAGAAGTTGGAGCAGGAGAAGTCATTGTTTTTCCTGAGAATGTTCCTCACGAATTTTGGGCTTTAGAAGAAACGGTAGATTTGGATGTACATGTGCCTGTACGTGAAGATTGGTTGTCTAAAGAGCTGCCAGATTATTTAAAGAAGACAGAAAAATAA
- a CDS encoding zinc-binding alcohol dehydrogenase family protein yields MKAIGYKENLPIDNVNSLQDIEIETPKATGRDILVEIKAISVNPADYKVRANMPVQGDDWKIIGWDATGIVTAIGDDVTLFNIGDEVWYAGDFTRQGSYAQFQVVDERIVGKKPASLSYAEAAALPLTTLTAYEMLFHRLEVSKDDANKSILVIGAAGGVGSILVQLAKKLTKLNIIATASREETTDWLKELGADTVINHSNKLSEEFEKYSLPAPEYVVSLNATEQHVDEIVKLIKPQGKFGFIDDPKVMNVMPFKGKAVSTHIELMFTRAMFQTEDMIEQHNILNKVSQLIDNGTIRTTLGENFGTINAENLRKAHAFLETGKAKGKKVLEGF; encoded by the coding sequence ATGAAAGCAATAGGATACAAAGAGAATTTACCAATAGACAATGTAAATTCGCTACAAGACATAGAAATAGAGACTCCGAAAGCAACAGGAAGAGATATTTTGGTGGAGATTAAAGCCATTTCGGTAAATCCAGCAGATTACAAAGTGCGTGCAAATATGCCTGTACAAGGTGATGATTGGAAAATTATTGGATGGGATGCAACCGGAATTGTAACTGCGATTGGTGACGACGTTACCCTTTTTAATATTGGTGATGAAGTTTGGTATGCTGGTGATTTTACACGTCAAGGTAGTTATGCGCAATTTCAAGTAGTAGATGAACGTATTGTGGGTAAAAAACCTGCAAGTTTATCCTATGCTGAAGCAGCTGCTTTGCCTTTAACTACGCTTACAGCTTATGAAATGTTGTTTCACAGATTAGAAGTTTCTAAAGACGATGCCAACAAATCTATTTTAGTAATTGGTGCTGCTGGTGGTGTGGGTTCTATTTTGGTGCAATTAGCTAAAAAGCTAACAAAACTGAACATTATTGCGACTGCTTCTCGCGAAGAAACTACCGATTGGTTAAAAGAATTAGGTGCAGATACGGTTATCAACCACAGCAACAAATTGAGCGAAGAATTTGAAAAGTATAGCCTTCCTGCTCCTGAATATGTGGTGAGTTTAAATGCTACGGAACAACATGTTGATGAAATTGTAAAGTTGATTAAACCACAAGGTAAATTCGGCTTTATTGATGATCCAAAAGTGATGAATGTGATGCCTTTTAAAGGGAAAGCAGTGTCTACGCACATCGAGCTAATGTTTACACGTGCTATGTTTCAAACAGAAGATATGATTGAGCAACACAACATTTTAAATAAGGTTTCTCAATTAATTGATAACGGAACAATTAGAACCACTTTAGGTGAAAATTTCGGAACTATTAATGCTGAAAACTTACGTAAAGCACACGCGTTCTTAGAGACCGGAAAAGCAAAAGGTAAAAAAGTTTTAGAAGGATTTTAG
- a CDS encoding oxygen-insensitive NAD(P)H-dependent nitroreductase NfsB has translation MNLQETLNWRYTTKEYDTTKKISDADMGEVKNLLRMSPSSINLQPWHFIIAETTEGKARMTKGTQGFFHFNELKITNASAVVLFCSKTSEGADDTFFKHLLEVQDKDGRFPNEDIKNGMYGGMNAFGDIHKYDLKDYQHWMEKQVYLNIGNFLLGVASLGIDATPMEGIDVKALDEEFGLRAKGFTSLVVVSLGYRAASDFNSTDKTPKSRLAESEIITVI, from the coding sequence ATGAATTTACAAGAAACATTAAACTGGAGATACACTACGAAGGAATACGACACAACCAAGAAAATATCTGATGCAGATATGGGGGAAGTCAAAAATTTATTACGAATGAGTCCTTCAAGTATTAACCTGCAACCTTGGCATTTTATTATTGCTGAGACTACAGAAGGAAAAGCACGTATGACAAAAGGAACACAAGGCTTTTTTCATTTTAATGAACTAAAAATAACGAATGCATCAGCAGTAGTATTGTTTTGTTCGAAAACAAGCGAAGGTGCAGATGATACTTTTTTTAAACACCTTTTAGAAGTACAGGATAAAGACGGAAGATTTCCTAATGAAGACATAAAAAACGGAATGTACGGAGGAATGAACGCTTTCGGAGACATTCATAAATATGATTTAAAGGACTACCAACATTGGATGGAAAAGCAGGTATATCTTAACATTGGTAACTTTTTATTAGGAGTTGCTAGTTTAGGTATTGATGCTACCCCAATGGAAGGTATTGATGTAAAAGCGTTAGATGAAGAATTCGGATTAAGAGCAAAAGGGTTTACCTCTTTAGTAGTTGTTTCTTTAGGATATAGAGCAGCATCTGATTTTAATTCGACCGACAAAACTCCAAAATCTAGATTAGCAGAAAGCGAAATTATTACTGTAATATAA
- a CDS encoding alpha-ketoglutarate-dependent dioxygenase AlkB family protein: protein MDLFNQTDLFSTDEIRKTEFDMPGADVTLFENFFSKEESGRLYTSLLKNTNWEQDQLVIYGKEIDLPRLTAWYGDTNADDSYANTKRSVRPWTEDLLYIKARIEEKVDVKFTRCLLNYYRDGEDSVNWHQDYTGEERKNTVIGSVTFGATRPFQLKHATRKDVKRIDIPLAHGSLLLMQGATQENWMHKIPKTTKKIQPRINLTFRWVK from the coding sequence ATGGATTTATTTAATCAAACAGACCTTTTTTCAACAGATGAAATCCGTAAAACGGAGTTTGATATGCCAGGGGCTGATGTTACTTTATTCGAGAATTTCTTTTCAAAAGAAGAAAGCGGTCGACTTTATACCAGTCTTTTGAAAAATACGAATTGGGAACAAGACCAACTTGTTATTTACGGTAAAGAAATAGATTTGCCCAGATTAACGGCTTGGTACGGAGATACCAATGCAGATGATTCTTATGCTAACACTAAACGTAGCGTACGCCCATGGACCGAAGATTTGCTTTATATAAAAGCGCGAATAGAGGAGAAGGTAGATGTAAAATTCACGCGGTGTTTACTTAACTATTATAGAGACGGGGAAGACAGCGTCAATTGGCACCAAGACTATACCGGAGAAGAGCGAAAAAATACGGTCATAGGTTCGGTCACTTTTGGTGCTACTAGACCATTTCAATTAAAACATGCAACCAGAAAGGATGTAAAACGAATAGATATTCCTTTAGCACATGGCAGCTTACTTCTTATGCAAGGAGCTACACAAGAAAACTGGATGCATAAAATTCCGAAGACTACAAAGAAAATTCAACCGAGAATTAACCTCACTTTTAGGTGGGTGAAATAG
- a CDS encoding NAD-dependent succinate-semialdehyde dehydrogenase, with translation MSSITIINPATDEEVATYDRITQEEAKNKIALANRTFGSWKVTSFEERSKLMHKLADYLEEHKEEYAQLATREMGKIIGQSRKEIEKCILICRYYADNAKDLLADNSVDTEAKKSYVTFQPIGVVLAVMPWNFPFYQVIRFAVPALMAGNVGVLKHASNVQGCAFALEDAFLKAGFPKGCFTNLNLSSEHVKDVIADKNIVAVTLTGSDPAGRSVASIAGQNLKKTVLELGGSDAYIILEDADLEKAVELATFGRLQNNGQTCIAAKRFIVLEAIYEEFLVAFKKKMKDAKMGAPTAEDTYYGPMARKDLRNELHEQVQKTIAQGGRLVLGGEIPQGKGAYYPATILADLKPGMEGFDEELFGPVASVIKAKNDEEAIILANNSQFGLGSGVFTSNLERGEQIALQLEAGSSFVNKLVVSDPRLPFGGVKNSGYGRELSGYGIKEFVNTKSVWIA, from the coding sequence ATGTCAAGTATCACAATAATTAATCCAGCAACCGATGAAGAGGTGGCAACTTACGATAGAATAACTCAGGAAGAAGCAAAAAATAAAATTGCTCTAGCGAACAGAACTTTTGGTAGTTGGAAGGTAACATCTTTTGAAGAACGATCTAAATTGATGCACAAACTAGCAGATTACTTAGAGGAGCATAAGGAAGAATATGCACAACTAGCAACGAGAGAAATGGGTAAGATAATTGGCCAGTCTAGAAAAGAGATTGAAAAATGCATTTTAATTTGTCGTTATTATGCTGATAATGCCAAGGATTTATTGGCAGACAATTCTGTAGATACAGAAGCTAAAAAAAGCTATGTTACTTTTCAGCCTATAGGTGTAGTATTGGCGGTTATGCCTTGGAATTTTCCATTTTATCAGGTGATTAGATTTGCTGTTCCTGCTTTAATGGCAGGTAATGTAGGTGTTCTTAAACATGCTTCTAATGTTCAGGGTTGTGCTTTTGCGCTAGAAGATGCTTTTCTAAAAGCGGGTTTTCCTAAAGGGTGTTTCACTAATTTAAATTTGAGTTCTGAACATGTGAAAGATGTTATAGCAGATAAAAATATTGTTGCAGTAACCTTAACAGGAAGTGATCCTGCTGGGCGCTCTGTAGCTTCAATTGCCGGCCAAAATTTAAAGAAAACGGTACTAGAATTAGGAGGCAGTGATGCGTATATAATTCTGGAAGATGCAGATTTAGAAAAAGCAGTAGAACTAGCCACTTTTGGCCGTCTACAAAATAATGGGCAAACATGTATTGCCGCAAAACGTTTTATTGTGTTAGAAGCTATATATGAGGAATTTTTAGTAGCCTTTAAAAAGAAAATGAAAGACGCAAAAATGGGTGCTCCAACAGCAGAAGACACCTATTACGGGCCAATGGCGCGTAAAGATTTGAGAAATGAATTGCATGAGCAGGTACAAAAAACAATTGCACAGGGTGGCCGTTTAGTACTTGGTGGGGAAATTCCTCAAGGCAAAGGTGCATACTATCCAGCTACTATTTTGGCAGATTTAAAGCCAGGTATGGAAGGTTTTGATGAGGAGTTATTTGGACCTGTAGCCTCTGTGATCAAAGCAAAAAATGATGAAGAGGCTATAATTTTGGCTAATAATTCTCAATTTGGTCTAGGTTCGGGAGTATTCACGAGTAACTTAGAGCGAGGAGAACAGATTGCTTTGCAATTAGAAGCGGGTAGTAGTTTCGTAAATAAGCTGGTGGTTTCTGATCCAAGATTGCCTTTTGGAGGCGTTAAAAATAGTGGTTATGGTAGAGAGCTTTCTGGATATGGAATTAAAGAATTTGTAAACACAAAAAGTGTTTGGATAGCATAA
- a CDS encoding AraC family transcriptional regulator: protein MQVLEAYKPFEIQEIELTSWKQRPVKNNFFELVLITNGDGTQCINYNHYPYIKGSVFLLPPLRCHSFTIEKPTKFVFLKFTDSFFKNVNRTTIDRNEWFKEASYILSNYNQLPGDIIKNDLDRHHLESLVHMILQEARSYGSDSIRLITSLMTSILELLIRNIKKGTYFKAPKKNADDRITKMLTYINENIDKTALLKVENLATIFMMSPTYVSEYFKKQVHMSLREYIIKAKLKLVEIRLLNSDFTLTQIADDLGFTDASHLSKTFKRYSGSSIKEFRTNGEYLLLKRTACAS, encoded by the coding sequence ATGCAAGTATTAGAAGCCTACAAACCTTTTGAAATACAAGAAATAGAATTAACAAGCTGGAAGCAACGTCCGGTTAAAAATAATTTTTTTGAGTTAGTCTTGATTACTAATGGCGATGGCACTCAGTGTATAAATTACAACCATTATCCCTATATTAAAGGCAGTGTTTTTTTATTACCTCCTTTGAGATGCCATTCATTTACGATAGAAAAGCCTACCAAGTTTGTCTTTTTAAAGTTTACCGATTCTTTTTTCAAGAATGTAAACCGGACTACTATTGATAGAAATGAATGGTTTAAAGAAGCTTCTTATATCCTTTCTAATTATAACCAATTACCTGGTGATATTATTAAAAATGATCTTGACCGACATCATCTGGAAAGCTTAGTGCATATGATCCTTCAAGAGGCTAGAAGTTACGGCTCAGATTCTATTCGTTTAATTACAAGCCTTATGACTAGTATTCTAGAACTCTTAATTCGCAATATAAAGAAAGGAACTTATTTTAAAGCACCCAAAAAAAATGCAGATGATAGGATTACAAAAATGCTTACCTACATCAACGAAAATATTGATAAAACAGCGCTATTGAAAGTTGAGAATCTAGCAACAATTTTCATGATGTCTCCTACTTATGTTAGTGAGTATTTTAAAAAGCAGGTGCATATGTCATTGCGCGAGTATATCATCAAAGCAAAATTAAAGCTCGTAGAAATCCGACTCTTGAATTCAGATTTTACCTTAACACAAATAGCAGATGATTTGGGCTTTACAGACGCAAGTCACCTCTCTAAAACTTTTAAACGATACTCTGGCTCTTCTATAAAAGAATTTAGAACTAATGGAGAATATTTGTTATTGAAACGAACTGCATGTGCAAGCTAG
- a CDS encoding SDR family oxidoreductase, translated as MKLENSTIIITGASSGIGKATAHKLAENGAKVVLMARSEDELNDLKKEIEKNGGVALVVSGDVTKMEDFENVVTKTKEKFGTVNGLINNAGLMPLSFVEKLKTDEWDKMVDVNIKGVLNGVAAVLPELKANKGGNIINISSMAAHRYFPGGAVYCATKAAVKMFSEGLRQELAPKYGINITSIEPGAVATNLTSTITDDDIKEMMKEMFEMETLEAEDIANAIYYALTQPDRVNINDVYLVPSEQK; from the coding sequence ATGAAACTAGAAAATAGCACTATAATAATCACAGGAGCATCAAGTGGAATTGGAAAAGCAACCGCACACAAATTAGCTGAAAACGGAGCTAAAGTGGTGCTTATGGCCAGAAGCGAAGATGAATTAAATGATTTGAAAAAAGAGATTGAAAAAAATGGCGGAGTAGCATTAGTAGTTAGTGGTGACGTTACCAAAATGGAAGATTTTGAGAATGTAGTTACCAAAACCAAAGAGAAGTTTGGAACGGTAAACGGACTAATCAATAATGCCGGATTGATGCCCTTATCATTTGTAGAAAAATTAAAAACAGATGAGTGGGATAAAATGGTGGACGTTAATATTAAAGGAGTACTTAACGGCGTTGCCGCAGTACTGCCAGAATTAAAAGCCAACAAAGGAGGTAATATAATTAATATTTCTTCCATGGCCGCACACCGCTACTTTCCTGGTGGAGCCGTTTATTGTGCTACAAAAGCAGCTGTAAAAATGTTTTCTGAAGGTTTAAGACAAGAGCTTGCTCCAAAATATGGAATTAATATTACCTCTATAGAACCGGGAGCTGTTGCTACCAATCTTACGAGTACCATTACAGATGATGACATTAAAGAAATGATGAAAGAAATGTTTGAGATGGAAACTTTAGAGGCGGAAGATATAGCCAATGCTATTTACTACGCATTAACACAGCCAGACCGTGTTAATATTAATGATGTATATCTTGTTCCTAGTGAGCAAAAATAG